Proteins from a genomic interval of Chanos chanos chromosome 3, fChaCha1.1, whole genome shotgun sequence:
- the pax8 gene encoding paired box protein Pax-8: MSNTTGRGHGGLNQLGGMFVNGRPLPEVIRQRIVDMAHQGVRPCDISRQLRVSHGCVSKILGRYYETGSIKPGVIGGSKPKVATPKVVEKIAEYKRQNPTMFAWEIRDRLLAEGVCDTDTVPSVSSINRIIRTKVQQPFNLPLDSKGLSPGHTLIPSSAVTPPESPQSDSLGSTYSISGLLGIPQQASTEGKRSHDDSDQESCRHSVDSQGSGGRPRKQLRPDHFPPQHLDCGFERHHYHSDTFSSVAATGKTEQVLYPLSLINGSLEEGKNSLSASNATIGRNLTAHQGYTVVTDPLQPLPLCMKQEMSPEVTSSSPSPSIIANSAFLELNSIATPSPVSVSNSCSSSTHFSHAFNSFTHHAPVYGQFNGQSLITGRDMVSSTLPGYPPHIPSAAQTGYTSSTITGMVAGAEYTGQTYTHSPYTSYSDAWRFTNSGLLGSPYYYSSASRTAPPSTAAYDHL; the protein is encoded by the exons ATGTCCAACACTACTGGGCGAG GTCATGGGGGTCTTAACCAACTAGGCGGAATGTTTGTAAATGGTCGGCCGCTTCCGGAGGTGATCCGGCAGCGCATTGTGGACATGGCTCACCAAGGCGTCCGACCTTGTGACATCTCCCGTCAACTCCGTGTCAGCCATGGCTGTGTCAGTAAGATTTTGGGCAG ATACTATGAGACAGGCAGTATCAAACCAGGGGTCATTGGTGGTTCAAAGCCAAAAGTGGCCACTCCTAAAGTAGTGGAGAAGATAGCAGAGTATAAGCGACAAAACCCGACCATGTTTGCCTGGGAGATCAGGGACAGACTGCTagcagagggtgtgtgtgacaCCGATACTGTTCCCAGTGTCAGCTCTATCAACAG GATTATTAGAACAAAAGTTCAGCAGCCCTTCAACCTGCCTCTCGATAGCAAAGGCCTCAGTCCAGGACACACTCTCA TTCCCAGTTCAGCAGTCACCCCACCTGAATCTCCCCAGTCTGACTCGCTGGGTTCCACCTACTCCATCAGCGGGCTTCTGGGAATCCCTCAACAGGCCAGCACAGAGGGCAAGAGGAGTCATGACGATA GCGATCAGGAGAGCTGTCGGCACAGTGTGGACTCCCAGGGCAGTGGAGGCAGACCCAGGAAACAGCTCAGGCCTGACCACTTCCCTCCACAGCACCTGGACTGCGGCTTTGAGCGCCATCATTACCACTCTGACACATTCAGCTCAGTGGCTGCTACTGGCAAGACTGAGCAG GTGCTTTATCCCCTCTCCTTAATCAATGGAAGTCTAGAGGAAGGAAAGAACAGCCTCTCAGCATCAAATGCCACTATTGGTCGGAATCTTACAGCACACCAGGGCTATACAGTGGTCACAG ACCCCCTCCAGCCCCTTCCACTCTGTATGAAACAGGAAATGTCACCTGAAGTGACCAGCTcaagcccctcccccagcaTTATAGCCAACTCAGCCTTTCTGGAGCTAAACTCCATAGCAACTCCATCTCCAGTCTCCGTCAGTAACAGCTGCAGCAGCTCCACTCATTTCTCTCATGCTTTCAACTCATTCACGCATCATGCACCTGTGTATGGGCAGTTCAACGGGCAGTCGCTCATCACAG GTCGAGACATGGTCAGCTCCACACTCCCAGGTTACCCTCCACATATTCCCTCTGCTGCCCAGACAGGCTACACATCCTCCACCATCACAGGAATGGTAGCAG GTGCAGAGTACACTGGCCAGACCTACACCCACTCTCCATACACCTCCTATAGTGATGCTTGGAGATTCACCAACTCAGGCCTCCTAG